The Chryseobacterium indicum genome contains a region encoding:
- a CDS encoding AAA family ATPase: protein MNSKPNIPLLYLKKSLQKTYGKDNYHSIVKDFKSNVLALYNSFIEKCKAYNLETQQKQKGEYVSSKQKQYSKDFKEIFTGVEYEEHVLDDIISELIPQKRTVNDFINSIELIGTDYEKRDFYSIALEFKSWKDFSLQDFDKKKEKKVAVKRQETERLEIDIIDKKLNIIPSIETETSVLRIDLLENIFNLFKKNKKLSITGISGIGKTFLAKHFAEHFADKFSNIVWLNCAEGLPKALTQAKGIELLESLGLAQEYRSYSENEKGLLNLVVRHLGKIRGNNLLILDNIEEKIYSHKDEIKFLSENWNILGTSQQNLIGFENFIAPNFKKEALELFYTFYTIERYDERLVYLLSAIDYHTLTIELLAKTAQERQLSIIKLINRFNEKGLVHDKSFKILKINKIKCLIFV, encoded by the coding sequence ATGAATTCTAAACCCAATATTCCGTTACTTTATTTGAAGAAATCTCTCCAAAAAACTTATGGAAAGGATAATTATCATTCTATTGTAAAGGATTTTAAATCAAATGTATTGGCTTTATATAATTCATTTATAGAAAAGTGTAAAGCCTATAATCTGGAAACCCAACAAAAACAAAAGGGAGAATATGTGTCTTCTAAACAAAAACAATACTCAAAAGATTTTAAAGAAATATTTACAGGGGTTGAATACGAGGAACACGTATTGGATGATATTATAAGCGAATTAATTCCACAAAAAAGAACCGTTAATGATTTTATTAATTCCATAGAATTAATAGGTACGGACTATGAAAAGAGAGATTTTTATTCTATTGCATTAGAATTTAAAAGTTGGAAAGACTTTTCCCTTCAAGATTTCGATAAAAAAAAAGAAAAAAAAGTCGCTGTAAAGCGTCAAGAAACAGAACGTTTGGAAATTGATATTATTGATAAAAAACTCAACATTATCCCTTCTATTGAGACCGAAACATCTGTATTAAGAATTGATCTTCTTGAAAACATTTTCAATCTTTTCAAAAAAAACAAAAAACTTTCCATTACTGGAATTTCGGGTATCGGGAAGACATTTTTAGCAAAACATTTTGCTGAACATTTTGCTGATAAATTTTCTAATATAGTTTGGCTAAATTGTGCTGAAGGTCTGCCAAAGGCTTTAACTCAAGCAAAAGGAATCGAGCTTCTTGAGAGTTTGGGACTCGCACAGGAATATCGTTCTTATTCGGAAAATGAAAAGGGTCTTTTAAATTTAGTGGTAAGGCATTTAGGAAAGATAAGAGGAAATAATTTATTGATACTGGATAATATAGAGGAAAAAATATACAGCCATAAAGATGAAATCAAATTTCTTTCTGAAAACTGGAATATTCTGGGAACTTCACAGCAAAACTTGATTGGTTTTGAAAATTTTATCGCTCCCAACTTTAAAAAGGAAGCATTAGAATTATTTTATACATTTTACACAATAGAAAGATACGATGAGCGTTTAGTCTACTTACTTTCAGCTATTGATTACCATACTTTAACCATCGAGTTGTTAGCAAAAACGGCTCAGGAAAGACAACTCAGTATTATTAAACTCATCAATCGGTTTAATGAAAAAGGTTTAGTACATGACAAAAGTTTCAAAATATTGAAAATCAACAAGATAAAATGTTTAATATTTGTTTAA
- a CDS encoding IS4 family transposase, which yields MFLRHSTKYTNTSQDYKIIELDSVLEHNFETKINKARLKFISLLILALCKVKTVNYLSLANAFDSNATAESSFRRIQRFMANFDLPMKLISGFIFNILPEKENLVLVLDRTNWKFGSSNINILMLGICYKNIAIPIMFRTLDKRGNSDTTERIELIRQFITWFGRDCINCLLADREFVGHHWLEFLNKNNIRYYIRLRKNFKVFCFDRNQEKPVFWLFNKLKKGEFYHHPKIVKINDVLCYVSGVKGFDKEGKLDTLILVSFNKPEESWEYYKKRWQIETLFKAFKSSGFNIESTHVTDQKRLEKLFMIVMIALVWCYKIGDFVDQNIKAIKIKKHQRKALSVFKYGLNHLNNILMNRLNKMNINVLQFLSCT from the coding sequence ATGTTTCTCAGGCATTCAACTAAGTATACCAATACCAGTCAAGATTATAAAATTATAGAATTAGATTCAGTTTTAGAGCATAATTTTGAAACAAAAATCAATAAAGCCCGATTGAAATTTATTTCACTTTTGATTTTAGCTTTATGTAAAGTAAAAACAGTTAATTATCTGTCTTTGGCTAATGCTTTTGACAGTAATGCCACAGCGGAAAGTTCCTTCCGGAGAATACAAAGGTTTATGGCAAATTTTGATTTGCCCATGAAGTTGATTTCCGGTTTTATATTTAATATTTTGCCTGAAAAGGAAAATCTGGTTTTGGTGCTGGATCGTACTAACTGGAAGTTTGGAAGTTCCAATATCAATATCCTGATGCTTGGAATCTGCTATAAAAATATTGCTATTCCAATCATGTTCAGAACATTAGATAAAAGAGGTAATTCTGATACCACAGAAAGAATAGAATTAATAAGACAGTTCATCACCTGGTTTGGCAGGGATTGTATTAATTGCTTACTGGCGGACAGAGAATTTGTAGGGCATCACTGGCTGGAGTTTTTAAACAAAAACAACATAAGGTATTATATTCGGCTAAGGAAAAACTTCAAGGTATTTTGCTTTGATAGAAATCAGGAAAAACCTGTGTTTTGGCTGTTTAACAAATTAAAGAAAGGCGAGTTTTATCATCATCCGAAAATAGTGAAAATCAACGATGTTCTATGCTATGTATCTGGTGTGAAGGGGTTTGACAAAGAGGGTAAATTAGATACTTTAATTCTGGTTTCCTTTAATAAACCAGAAGAATCTTGGGAGTATTATAAAAAAAGATGGCAGATAGAAACTCTTTTTAAAGCTTTTAAAAGCAGCGGATTTAATATTGAAAGCACACATGTGACTGACCAGAAGAGATTAGAAAAATTATTTATGATCGTAATGATAGCCTTAGTTTGGTGTTACAAGATTGGTGATTTTGTAGATCAGAATATTAAAGCCATAAAAATAAAAAAACACCAAAGAAAAGCCTTAAGTGTTTTTAAATATGGGTTAAATCATCTCAACAACATACTTATGAATAGGTTAAATAAAATGAATATCAATGTATTACAATTTTTGTCATGTACTTAG